Proteins co-encoded in one Bubalus bubalis isolate 160015118507 breed Murrah chromosome 7, NDDB_SH_1, whole genome shotgun sequence genomic window:
- the NPY5R gene encoding neuropeptide Y receptor type 5, which yields MDSELKDYYNKTSAGENNTAALRNSDFPVWDDYKSSVDDLQYFLIGLYTLVSLLGFMGNLLILMALMRKRNQKTTVNFLIGNLAFSDILVVLFCSPFTLTSVLLDQWMFGRVMCHIMPFLQCVTVLVSTLILISIAIVRYHMIKHPVSNHLTANHGYFLIATVWTLGFAMCSPLPVFHSLVELQETFGSALLSNRYLCVESWPSDAYRIAFTISLLLVQYILPLVCLTVSHTSVCRSISCGLSNKENQLEEKEMINLTLHPSQKSGPQVKLPSSQKWSYSFIRKHRRRYSKKTACVLPAPARPPLENRPGRLPEHAGSRKSPLPSSSKFIPGVPTCFEVKPEENSDVHEMRVNQSIMRIKKRSRSVFYRLTILILVFAVSWMPLHLFHVVTDFNDNLISNRHFKLVYCICHLLGMMSCCLNPILYGFLNNGIKADLRSLIHCLHMS from the coding sequence ATGGATTCAGAGCTCAAGGATTATTATAACAAAACATCTGCTGGCGAGAACAATACTGCTGCTCTTCGGAACTCTGATTTCCCAGTCTGGGATGACTATAAAAGCAGTGTTGATGACTTGCAGTATTTTTTGATTGGACTCTATACACTTGTAAGTCTTCTTGGTTTTATGGGGAATCTACTTATTTTGATGGCTCTCATGAGGAAGCGAAATCAGAAGACTACAGTCAACTTCCTCATAGGGAACCTGGCCTTCTCTGATATCTTGGTTGTGCTGTTTTGCTCACCTTTCACACTGACCTCGGTCTTGCTGGATCAGTGGATGTTTGGCAGGGTCATGTGTCACATTATGCCTTTCCTTCAATGTGTGACGGTTCTGGTTTCCACTTTAATTTTAATATCCATCGCCATTGTCAGGTATCATATGATAAAACATCCTGTATCTAATCATTTAACAGCTAACCATGGCTATTTCCTGATCGCCACTGTCTGGACACTGGGTTTTGCAATGTGTTCTCCTCTCCCAGTGTTTCATAGCCTCGTGGAACTTCAGGAGACCTTTGGCTCAGCATTGCTGAGCAACAGGTATCTATGTGTTGAGTCATGGCCATCTGATGCATACCGAATTGCTTTCACTATCTCTTTATTGCTTGTTCAGTATATTCTGCCCTTAGTTTGTCTAACTGTAAGTCATACTAGTGTCTGCAGGAGTATAAGCTGTGGATTGTCCAACAAAGAAAACCAActggaagaaaaagagatgatCAACTTAACTCTCCATCCTTCCCAAAAGAGTGGGCCCCAAGTGAAGCTCCCCAGCAGCCAGAAGTGGAGCTACTCATTCATCAGGAAGCACAGAAGGCGGTACAGCAAGAAGACAGCCTGTGTGCTGCCTGCCCCAGCCAGGCCGCCCCTGGAGAACCGCCCCGGAAGGCTTCCGGAGCATGCGGGCTCCAGGAAGAGTCCGCTCCCTTCATCCAGTAAGTTCATACCAGGGGTGCCCACCTGCTTCGAGGTGAAACCAGAAGAAAACTCAGATGTTCATGAGATGAGAGTAAACCAGTCTATCATGAGAATTAAAAAGAGATCTCGAAGTGTTTTCTACAGACTGACTATCTTGATACTAGTGTTTGCGGTGAGCTGGATGCCTCTACACCTTTTCCACGTGGTGACCGATTTTAATGATAACCTGATCTCAAACAGACATTTCAAGTTGGTGTATTGCATATGTCACTTGCTGGGCATGATGTCCTGTTGTCTTAATCCAATTCTGTATGGATTTCTTAATAATGGGATCAAAGCCGACTTAAGGTCTCTTATACACTGTCTGCATATGTCATAA